One Rhinopithecus roxellana isolate Shanxi Qingling chromosome 7, ASM756505v1, whole genome shotgun sequence DNA segment encodes these proteins:
- the NDUFA1 gene encoding NADH dehydrogenase [ubiquinone] 1 alpha subcomplex subunit 1, producing MWFEVLPGLAVMGVCLFIPGLATAYIQRFTNGGKEKRIAHLGYHWQLIERDRRISGINRYYVSKGLENID from the exons ATGTGGTTCGAGGTTCTCCCCGGACTCGCCGTCATGGGCGTGTGCTTGTTTATTCCAGGACTGGCTACTGCGTACATCCAGAGGTTCACTAACGGGGGCAAG gaaaaaaggatTGCTCATCTTGGGTATCACTGGCAACTGATAGAAAGAGATAGGCGCATCTCTGGAATTAATCGTTACTATGTGTCAAAG GGTTTGGAGAACATTGATTAA
- the RNF113A gene encoding E3 ubiquitin-protein ligase RNF113A, giving the protein MAEQFSPGKTADQVCTFLFKKPGRKGAAGRRKRPACDPEPGDSGSSSDEGCTVVRPEKKRATHNPMIQKTRDSGKQKAAYGDLSSEEEEENETESLGVVYKSTRSAKPVGPEDMGATAVYELDTEKERDAQAIFERSQKIQEELRGKEDDKIYRGINNYQKYMKPKDTSMGNASSGMVRKGPIRAPEHLRATVRWDYQPDICKDYKETGFCGFGDSCKFLHDRSDYKHGWQIERELDEGRYGVYEDENYEVGSDDEEIPFKCFICRQSFQNPVVTKCRHYFCESCALQHFRTTPRCYVCDQQTNGVFNPAKELIAKLEKHRATGEGGASDLPEDPDEDPIPIT; this is encoded by the coding sequence ATGGCAGAGCAGTTTTCTCCAGGGAAGACGGCGGATCAGGTGTGCACCTTCCTTTTCAAAAAGCCTGGGCGGAAAGGGGCTGCTGGACGCAGAAAGCGCCCGGCCTGCGACCCAGAGCCCGGAGACAGCGGCAGCAGTAGCGACGAAGGCTGCACTGTGGTTCGACCGGAAAAGAAGCGGGCGACCCACAATCCAATGATACAGAAGACTCGTGACAGTGGTAAACAGAAGGCAGCTTACGGCGACTTGAGcagcgaggaggaggaggaaaatgagaCCGAGAGTCTCGGCGTGGTTTATAAATCCACCCGCTCCGCGAAACCCGTGGGACCAGAGGATATGGGGGCGACAGCTGTCTATGAGCTGGACACAGAGAAAGAGCGCGATGCACAAGCCATCTTTGAGCGCAGCCAGAAGATCCAGGAGGAGCTGAGGGGCAAGGAGGATGACAAGATCTATCGGGGAATCAACAATTATCAGAAATACATGAAGCCCAAGGATACGTCTATGGGCAATGCCTCTTCCGGGATGGTGAGGAAGGGCCCCATCCGAGCGCCCGAGCATCTACGTGCCACCGTGCGCTGGGATTACCAGCCCGACATCTGTAAGGACTACAAAGAGACTGGCTTCTGTGGCTTCGGAGACAGCTGCAAATTCCTCCATGACCGTTCAGATTACAAGCATGGGTGGCAGATCGAACGTGAGCTTGATGAGGGTCGCTATGGTGTCTATGAGGATGAAAACTATGAAGTGGGAAGCGATGATGAGGAAATACCATTCAAGTGTTTCATCTGTCGCCAGAGCTTCCAAAACCCAGTTGTCACCAAGTGCAGGCATTATTTCTGCGAGAGCTGTGCACTGCAGCATTTCCGCACCACCCCGCGCTGCTATGTCTGTGACCAGCAGACCAATGGCGTCTTCAATCCAGCGAAAGAATTGATTGCTAAACTAGAGAAGCATCGAGCTACAGGAGAGGGTGGTGCTTCCGACTTGCCAGAAGACCCCGATGAGGATCCAATTCCCATTACTTAG